In a single window of the Salvelinus alpinus chromosome 15, SLU_Salpinus.1, whole genome shotgun sequence genome:
- the LOC139540113 gene encoding leucine-rich repeat-containing protein 4C-like yields the protein MLNKMTSSRQQQTMRGPRWNRALSDPLFVLLLALQLLAVAGLVRAQTCPSVCSCSNQFSKVICTRRGLREVPDGISTNTRYLNLQENLIQVIKVDSFKHLRHLEILQLSKNHIRNIEIGAFNGLASLNTLELFDNRLTTIPNGAFEYLSKLKELWLRNNPIESIPSYAFNRVPSLRRLDLGELKRLSYISEGAFEGLGNLRYLNLGMCNLKEIPNLIPLVKLDELEMSGNQLTVIRPGSFKGLIHLQKLWMMHAQIKTIERNSFDDLQSLVELNLAHNNLTLLPHDLFTPLHHLERVHLHHNPWNCNCDILWLSWWLKEMVPANTSCCARCSSPASHKGRYIGELDQNYFHCYAPVIVEPPADLNVTEGMAAELKCRASSLTSVSWITPNGSIMTHGAYKIRISVLTDGTLNFTNVTMQDTGTYTCMVSNSAGNTTASATLNVSSTENVLSYFTTVTVETIEPVHDEGRSTVWQKVGPTPSAGSWETVSSTSTTTTTARTPLSTRATEKTFTIPVTDLSDSSMTGLDEVMKTTKIIIGCFVAITLMAAVMLIIFYKMRKQHHQQNHHAPQRTIEIINVDEDCVTGGPAMEGHLTLPPLEHEHLNHYNTYKSAYNHVSTINSIHSSAHEPLLIRASSKDNVQETQI from the coding sequence ATGTTGAACAAGATGACCTCTTCTCGGCAGCAGCAGACGATGAGAGGTCCTAGGTGGAACCGGGCCCTGTCCGACCCTTTGTTTGTGCTGCTCCTAGCCCTCCAGCTCCTGGCGGTGGCGGGCCTGGTGCGTGCTCAGACCTGCCCCTCTGTCTGCTCCTGCAGCAACCAGTTCAGCAAGGTGATTTGCACGCGGCGGGGGCTCCGTGAGGTCCCCGACGGCATCTCCACCAACACACGCTACCTGAACCTGCAGGAGAACCTCATCCAGGTGATCAAGGTGGACAGCTTCAAGCACCTGCGGCACCTGGAGATCCTGCAGCTGAGCAAGAACCACATCCGAAACATTGAGATTGGGGCCTTCAACGGCCTGGCCAGTCTCAACACCCTGGAGTTGTTTGACAACCGCCTCACCACAATCCCCAATGGGGCCTTTGAGTACCTCTCCAAGCTCAAGGAGCTGTGGCTGAGGAACAACCCCATCGAGAGCATTCCCTCGTATGCGTTCAACAGGGTGCCCTCGCTACGGAGGCTGGATTTAGGGGAACTCAAACGCCTCTCGTATATCTCAGAGGGGGCTTTCGAGGGCCTCGGCAACCTGCGCTACCTGAACCTGGGCATGTGCAATCTGAAGGAGATCCCCAACCTCATCCCACTGGTCAAGCTGGACGAGCTAGAGATGTCAGGGAACCAGCTGACGGTCATCAGACCTGGCTCCTTCAAAGGGTTGATCCACCTGCAGAAGCTGTGGATGATGCATGCCCAGATCAAAACCATTGAAAGGAACTCCTTTGACGACCTGCAGTCGCTGGTGGAGCTCAACCTGGCCCACAACAACCTCACCCTGCTGCCCCACGATCTCTTCACCCCCCTGCACCACCTGGAGAGAGTCCATCTCCATCACAACCCCTGGAACTGCAACTGTGACATCCTGTGGCTCAGCTGGTGGCTCAAAGAGATGGTGCCGGCCAACACCAGCTGCTGCGCCCGCTGCAGTTCCCCAGCCAGCCACAAGGGACGCTACATAGGTGAGCTGGACCAGAACTATTTCCACTGTTACGCACCTGTTATTGTGGAGCCACCAGCGGACCTGAACGTGACGGAGGGTATGGCTGCAGAGCTGAAGTGCAGGGCCAGCTCTCTGACCTCAGTCAGTTGGATTACGCCCAATGGCTCCATCATGACCCACGGTGCGTACAAGATCCGCATTTCTGTGCTCACCGATGGTACGCTCAACTTCACCAACGTCACCATGCAGGACACGGGAACCTACACCTGTATGGTAAGCAACTCAGCAGGCAATACCACAGCATCTGCCACTCTCAACGTGTCTTCCACAGAGAACGTCCTCAGCTACTTTACCACAGTAACAGTGGAGACCATCGAGCCAGTGCACGACGAGGGGCGCTCCACCGTGTGGCAGAAGGTGGGCCCCACCCCCTCAGCCGGATCCTGGGAGACTGTGtcgtccacctccaccaccaccacaacggCCCGGACGCCCCTCTCCACCCGGGCCACAGAGAAGACCTTTACCATCCCTGTCACGGACCTGAGCGACAGCTCCATGACCGGCCTGGATGAGGTGATGAAGACCACCAAAATCATCATCGGCTGCTTCGTGGCCATCACACTCATGGCCGCCGTTATGCTAATCATCTTCTACAAGATgaggaagcagcaccaccagcagaACCACCATGCGCCACAGCGCACCATCGAGATCATCAACGTAGACGAGGACTGTGTGACAGGCGGGCCGGCCATGGAGGGCCACCTAACTCTGCCCCCGCTGGAGCATGAGCACCTGAACCACTACAACACCTATAAGTCTGCGTACAACCACGTCTCCACTATCAACTCCATACACAGCTCGGCGCACGAACCTTTGTTAATTCGGGCCAGTTCGAAAGACAATGTACAAGAGACCCAGATCTAA